A single Macaca mulatta isolate MMU2019108-1 chromosome 11, T2T-MMU8v2.0, whole genome shotgun sequence DNA region contains:
- the ISCU gene encoding iron-sulfur cluster assembly enzyme ISCU isoform X3 produces the protein MVLTDMSVDLSTQVVDHYENPRNVGSLDKTSKNVGTGLVGAPACGDVMKLQIQVDEKGKIVDARFKTFGCGSAIASSSLATEWVKGKTVEEALTIKNTDIAKELCLPPVKLHCSMLAEDAIKAALADYKLKQEPKKGEAEKK, from the exons CCTTTCTACTCAG GTTGTTGATCATTATGAAAATCCTAGAAACGTGGGGTCCCTTGACAAGACATCTAAAAATGTTGGAACTGGACTGGTGGGGGCTCCAGCATGTGGTGACGTAATGAAATTACAG ATTCAAGTGGATGAAAAGGGGAAAATTGTGGATGCTAGGTTTAAAACATTTGGCTGTGGTTCTGCAATTGCCTCCAGCTCATTAGCCACTGAATGGGTGAAAGGAAAGACG GTGGAGGAAGCCTTGACTATCAAAAACACAGATATCGCCAAGGAGCTCTGCCTGCCTCCCGTGAAACTGCACTGCTCCA TGCTGGCTGAAGATGCAATCAAGGCCGCCCTGGCTGATTACAAATTGAAACAAGAACCCaaaaaaggagaagcagagaagaaatgA
- the TMEM119 gene encoding transmembrane protein 119, with protein sequence MVSAAAPSLLIALLLLLGSVPATDTRSVSLKAAFLEDMAGSGEAEGSSASSPSLPPPRTPALSPTSLGPQPTRLGGPSPPTNFLDGIVDFFRQYVMLIAVVGSLAFLLMFIVCAAVITRQKHKASAYYPSSFPKKKYVDQSDRAGGPRAFSEVPDRAPDSRPEEALDSSRQLQADILAATQNLKSPTRAALGGGEGARMVEGREAEEEEKGSQEGDQEVQGHGVPVETPEAQEEPCSGVPEVASEGQGELEGSLLLAQEAQGPVGPPESPCACSSVHPSV encoded by the coding sequence ATGGTTTCGGCGGCAGCCCCCAGCCTCCTCATCGCTCTGTTGCTGCTCCTGGGGTCTGTGCCCGCTACCGACACCCGCTCTGTGTCCCTGAAGGCTGCGTTCCTGGAGGACATGGCAGGTAGTGGGGAGGCCGAGGGCTCGTCGGCCTCCTCCCCGAGCCTCCCACCACCCCGGACCCCGGCCCTCAGCCCCACATCGTTGGGGCCCCAGCCCACACGCCTGGGGGGCCCGTCACCCCCTACCAACTTCCTGGATGGGATCGTGGACTTCTTCCGCCAGTACGTGATGCTGATTGCTGTGGTGGGCTCCCTGGCCTTTCTGCTGATGTTCATCGTCTGTGCCGCGGTCATCACCCGGCAGAAGCACAAGGCCTCGGCCTATTACCCGTCGTCCTTCCCCAAGAAGAAGTACGTGGACCAGAGTGACCGGGCCGGGGGCCCCCGGGCCTTCAGTGAGGTCCCCGACAGAGCCCCCGACAGCCGGCCCGAGGAAGCCCTGGATTCATCCCGGCAGCTCCAGGCCGACATCTTGGCCGCCACCCAGAACCTCAAGTCCCCCACCAGGGCTGCACTGGGCGGTGGGGAGGGAGCCAGGATGGTGGAGGGCAGGGAGgcggaggaagaggagaagggcaGCCAGGAGGGGGACCAGGAAGTCCAGGGACATGGGGTCCCAGTGGAGACACCAGAGGCGCAGGAGGAGCCGTGTTCCGGGGTGCCTGAGGTGGCCAGTGAGGGCCAAGGGGAGCTGGAAGGGTCTCTCTTGTTAGCCCAGGAAGCCCAGGGACCAGTGGGTCCCCCCGAAAGTCCCTGTGCTTGCAGCAGCGTCCACCCTAGTGTCTAA